A single window of Rhodococcus jostii RHA1 DNA harbors:
- a CDS encoding LacI family DNA-binding transcriptional regulator codes for MRNDDDARSGGSVPMPRQAVTMQDIADRVGVSKALVSMVFRRVPGPSAETRKRVLDVADELGYRPNRTAALMSLRRTHLVGVMADIRNSFHAEMVEYIVAAADEHGYEVVLGALTPTHAEPKVVETLLDFRCEALILLGTELGADVLDTLGERVPVVVVGRRVGDSAVDVVRTADGKGIGTVVDHLVELGHRRITHLSGGTGTIAADRRSGYTRAMRRHGLDIDVVEGDFTDSAGTAAAGTLLGRSQLPTAVIAANDRSAIGLIGELRSRGVRIPEDVSVSGYDDSVLAQLAHIDLTSVNQQPREQAATAVDAVIQRLDRGRTESVATVLRPRLVARRTTAPAPVPVDGSRSGVS; via the coding sequence ATGCGAAACGACGACGACGCCCGGAGCGGCGGCTCCGTTCCGATGCCCCGGCAGGCCGTCACCATGCAGGACATCGCCGACCGCGTGGGCGTGTCGAAGGCATTGGTCTCCATGGTGTTTCGTCGCGTTCCCGGACCGAGTGCGGAGACACGGAAGCGGGTCCTCGACGTCGCGGACGAGCTCGGGTACCGACCGAACCGTACGGCCGCCCTGATGTCGCTCCGGCGGACCCACCTCGTGGGTGTGATGGCGGATATTCGCAACAGCTTCCACGCCGAGATGGTCGAGTACATCGTCGCCGCCGCCGACGAGCACGGGTACGAGGTGGTGCTCGGCGCCCTGACTCCCACGCACGCCGAACCGAAAGTCGTCGAAACGCTGCTCGATTTCCGCTGCGAAGCCCTGATCCTGCTCGGCACCGAACTCGGCGCCGACGTGCTCGACACGCTCGGGGAACGGGTACCGGTGGTCGTGGTCGGCCGCCGCGTCGGTGACAGCGCGGTCGACGTCGTGCGGACGGCGGACGGCAAGGGGATCGGCACCGTCGTCGACCATCTCGTGGAGCTGGGACATCGCCGGATCACGCACCTCAGCGGGGGTACGGGCACGATTGCAGCCGACCGGAGGTCGGGGTACACCCGTGCCATGCGTCGTCACGGACTCGATATCGACGTCGTCGAGGGCGATTTCACCGACAGCGCCGGAACGGCCGCCGCGGGCACTCTGCTCGGGCGGTCGCAGCTTCCCACCGCGGTGATCGCGGCCAACGACCGCAGCGCCATCGGGCTGATCGGCGAACTGCGCAGCCGGGGTGTGCGGATCCCCGAAGACGTCTCGGTCTCCGGATACGACGACAGCGTGCTCGCCCAGCTGGCACACATCGATCTGACGTCGGTCAATCAGCAACCGCGGGAGCAGGCCGCCACCGCGGTGGATGCGGTCATCCAGCGGCTGGACCGGGGGAGGACCGAATCGGTGGCGACCGTCCTCCGGCCGCGGCTCGTCGCGCGTCGTACCACCGCGCCCGCGCCCGTGCCGGTGGACGGATCCCGGTCGGGCGTGTCCTGA
- a CDS encoding NAD(P)-binding protein, with translation MEAIVAGGGVAGTATAIALRRIGSDVTLYETHSDRQDRWAHF, from the coding sequence ATGGAGGCCATCGTCGCAGGCGGAGGTGTGGCCGGGACCGCGACTGCAATCGCATTGCGCCGCATCGGTTCCGACGTCACCCTCTACGAAACACACTCCGATCGGCAGGACAGGTGGGCTCATTTCTGA
- a CDS encoding Gfo/Idh/MocA family protein has translation MTSNSIGVAVIGGGMAGRAHAAGYRMASTLFGTDRPDVRLVAIADTNQAVADDTAKRYGYERAEYSWQAIAESPDIDAVSVVVANQLHREIVEGLLAAGKHVLCEKPLAGSIADAEAMVAAAADADTIATVGYTYRRSPAIQAIRDELATGRLGDIIHFNGHYWCDYGLDPASPITWRYRGGPGTGALADVGSHLLDMAEFVCGPIVEISGATFATVITERPVPAGVTYGHTKAETTGEMAPVENEDLATFTARFENGAVGTFSASRVAHQLPDGLGFELFGTSGSAAFDLARAAEFSVSSEGLDRTVNGQRRVIIGPQHPYIQGGLPMDAGGVGHGKAEFFAYQARAFLDQIAGIDVLGPLPSFAHALRGMQIVTAVAESARADGAAVKIG, from the coding sequence ATGACTTCCAACTCGATCGGTGTCGCCGTCATCGGCGGCGGCATGGCCGGACGAGCGCACGCCGCCGGATATCGCATGGCGTCGACGCTGTTCGGAACCGACCGCCCCGACGTGCGTCTGGTCGCGATTGCCGACACCAACCAGGCCGTCGCCGACGACACCGCGAAGCGGTACGGGTACGAGCGGGCCGAGTACAGCTGGCAGGCCATCGCCGAATCGCCGGACATCGACGCCGTCAGCGTCGTCGTCGCCAACCAGCTGCATCGGGAGATCGTCGAAGGCCTCCTCGCTGCGGGGAAGCACGTGCTGTGCGAGAAGCCCCTGGCCGGGTCCATCGCGGACGCCGAGGCCATGGTCGCGGCCGCCGCGGACGCCGACACGATCGCGACGGTCGGGTACACCTACCGCCGGTCGCCGGCCATCCAGGCGATCCGCGACGAACTCGCGACGGGCCGCCTCGGCGACATCATCCACTTCAACGGGCACTACTGGTGCGACTACGGCCTCGACCCCGCCTCGCCGATCACCTGGCGGTACCGCGGCGGTCCCGGAACCGGTGCGCTGGCGGACGTCGGCAGCCACCTGCTCGACATGGCCGAATTCGTGTGCGGTCCGATCGTCGAGATCAGTGGCGCGACCTTCGCCACGGTGATCACGGAGCGTCCCGTGCCTGCCGGAGTCACCTACGGCCACACCAAGGCCGAGACCACCGGTGAGATGGCACCCGTCGAGAACGAGGACCTCGCGACGTTCACGGCGCGCTTCGAGAACGGCGCGGTCGGAACGTTCTCCGCTTCCCGTGTCGCGCACCAGCTTCCGGACGGGCTCGGTTTCGAGCTGTTCGGGACGTCCGGCTCCGCGGCGTTCGACCTGGCTCGCGCAGCGGAATTCTCGGTGTCCAGCGAGGGCCTCGACCGCACCGTGAACGGTCAGCGTCGGGTGATCATCGGACCGCAGCACCCGTACATCCAGGGCGGCCTGCCGATGGATGCCGGCGGCGTCGGCCACGGCAAGGCGGAGTTCTTCGCCTACCAGGCCCGTGCGTTCCTCGACCAGATCGCCGGCATCGACGTCCTCGGCCCGCTGCCGTCCTTCGCCCACGCCCTGCGCGGCATGCAGATCGTCACCGCCGTCGCGGAGTCCGCCCGCGCCGACGGAGCAGCAGTCAAGATCGGCTGA
- a CDS encoding sugar phosphate isomerase/epimerase family protein, whose product MKLGVYTAVLHDRSLREALETIASLGLEGAEINAGGFLPTPHLPVKELLCGEVSPQEYLKVFDETGVSIAGLNCNGNPLHADPEVGPEDAEDLRNAIKVAGLLGVDRVVTMSGLPAAHAGGQWPAWHVNTWDSGYLDSLDYQWDQVAVPFWKEIDALARENGVKVAIEMHPQNLVFNPPTLKRLVEKTGATNVGAEMDPSHLFWQGIDPVAAVDWLGDLVFHAAAKDTRINENCKIYGVLDDRFTRIPADQNPTGLGGKHVVNKWPEDSAWDFVAVGRGHDVDFWSRFLAALQRVDPDMAVNIEHEDIELGQLEGLQVAARTLKDAASAVASR is encoded by the coding sequence ATGAAACTCGGTGTGTACACCGCCGTCCTGCACGACCGCAGCCTGCGCGAGGCGCTGGAGACCATCGCGTCCCTCGGACTCGAAGGCGCGGAGATCAACGCGGGCGGCTTCCTGCCCACCCCGCACCTGCCCGTCAAGGAACTCCTCTGCGGTGAGGTGTCACCGCAGGAGTACCTGAAGGTCTTCGACGAGACCGGCGTCTCCATCGCCGGGTTGAACTGCAACGGCAACCCGCTGCACGCGGATCCCGAGGTGGGCCCCGAGGACGCCGAGGACCTGCGCAACGCCATCAAGGTCGCCGGCCTGCTCGGTGTGGACCGGGTGGTCACGATGTCCGGCCTGCCTGCCGCGCACGCCGGCGGCCAGTGGCCGGCATGGCACGTGAACACGTGGGACAGCGGCTATCTCGACTCCCTCGACTACCAGTGGGATCAGGTCGCGGTGCCGTTCTGGAAGGAGATCGACGCGCTCGCCCGTGAGAACGGCGTGAAGGTCGCGATCGAGATGCACCCGCAGAACCTGGTGTTCAACCCGCCGACCCTGAAGCGTCTTGTCGAGAAGACCGGTGCGACGAACGTCGGCGCCGAGATGGACCCGTCGCACCTGTTCTGGCAGGGCATCGATCCGGTCGCCGCGGTCGACTGGCTCGGCGACCTCGTCTTCCACGCCGCGGCGAAGGACACCCGGATCAACGAGAACTGCAAGATCTACGGTGTTCTCGACGACCGGTTCACCCGCATCCCGGCCGACCAGAACCCCACTGGACTCGGTGGCAAGCACGTGGTGAACAAGTGGCCCGAGGACTCGGCGTGGGACTTCGTCGCCGTCGGCCGCGGACACGACGTCGATTTCTGGTCCCGTTTCCTCGCTGCGCTGCAGCGGGTCGACCCCGACATGGCGGTCAACATCGAACACGAGGACATCGAACTGGGACAGCTCGAGGGACTGCAGGTCGCGGCCCGCACCCTGAAGGACGCGGCTTCCGCCGTGGCCTCCCGCTAG
- a CDS encoding LysR family transcriptional regulator produces MDTRRLHLLLELSRLGSMREVAETHRLTTSTVSQQIAALAKETGAQLVEPTGRRVRLTPAGRRLADHAVTILAAVDAARLDLDPHAEPVGTLRVGGFATGIRVSLLPVVAELARTHTQVDVVISEYEPVEAFALLADDELDLALTYDYNLAPASPGTALEAVPLWSTPWGLGVPAPAGDEPADVAAYAGSPWIVNSRNTADEDAVRTLASLAGFTPQIAHQIDSLDLVEDLVAAGYGVGLLPADRPTRKEVTVRPLTNPKVVLTAYAVTRRGRSTWPPLRLVLDRLAAVTGF; encoded by the coding sequence GTGGATACCCGCCGCCTGCATCTCCTGCTCGAGCTCTCCCGCCTCGGCTCCATGCGCGAGGTCGCCGAGACACACCGGCTGACCACCTCGACCGTCTCCCAGCAGATCGCCGCACTGGCGAAGGAGACGGGTGCGCAGCTCGTCGAACCGACCGGCCGCCGGGTGCGGCTCACTCCGGCCGGTCGCCGGCTGGCCGACCACGCCGTCACCATCCTCGCGGCCGTCGACGCCGCCCGGCTCGACCTCGACCCCCACGCCGAGCCGGTCGGCACCCTGCGCGTCGGGGGTTTCGCGACCGGCATCCGGGTGTCGCTGCTCCCGGTCGTCGCCGAACTGGCCCGCACCCACACGCAGGTGGACGTGGTGATCAGCGAGTACGAGCCGGTCGAGGCGTTCGCGTTGCTCGCCGACGACGAACTCGATCTCGCACTGACCTACGACTACAACCTGGCACCGGCATCCCCGGGCACCGCGCTCGAGGCCGTCCCGTTGTGGTCGACTCCCTGGGGACTCGGCGTCCCCGCGCCCGCCGGCGACGAACCCGCAGACGTCGCCGCCTACGCCGGTTCACCCTGGATCGTGAACTCCCGCAACACCGCCGACGAGGACGCCGTCCGCACCCTCGCCTCGCTCGCGGGATTCACACCGCAGATCGCCCACCAGATCGACAGCCTCGACCTCGTCGAGGACCTCGTCGCCGCCGGCTACGGGGTGGGTCTGCTGCCCGCCGACCGTCCCACGCGCAAGGAAGTCACAGTCCGCCCGCTCACCAACCCGAAGGTGGTGCTGACGGCCTACGCCGTCACCCGCCGCGGGAGGTCGACCTGGCCGCCGCTGCGGCTGGTCCTCGACCGCCTGGCCGCCGTCACCGGTTTCTAG
- a CDS encoding EamA family transporter, with protein sequence MTRNSTHVGATMALTSMLCVQSGLAISVGVSERVGAEGAAWLRLAWAGVLLAVIVRPRPKAFTRSSLGACVLLGVVTAAVTLLFMAAVDRIPLGTASALEFLGPLGVAVLHGRGRLKWPALAAVGVLLLTQPWAGGVDPVGILFALGAAACWALYIVLTQRVGDEVAGLNGLAVSMPVAGLVATAVGGPSMLGKMTPDLLMIGLGLAILLPVVPFTLEMLALRRLNTAAFGTLMSLEPALALIIGLVVLHQIPDHAAVAGICFVVAAGIGAARAGARTTPDQGDVTESAAPLSAPT encoded by the coding sequence ATGACCAGGAACTCGACCCACGTCGGCGCGACGATGGCGCTGACCTCGATGCTGTGCGTACAGAGCGGACTCGCCATCTCCGTGGGCGTGTCCGAGCGCGTCGGCGCCGAGGGCGCCGCCTGGTTGCGCCTGGCGTGGGCGGGGGTATTGCTGGCCGTGATCGTGCGGCCTCGGCCGAAGGCGTTCACGCGTTCGTCCCTCGGCGCGTGTGTTCTGCTCGGAGTGGTCACGGCGGCGGTCACCCTGCTGTTCATGGCCGCAGTGGACCGGATCCCCCTGGGAACAGCCAGCGCGCTGGAGTTCCTCGGGCCCCTCGGCGTCGCTGTTCTGCACGGACGAGGTCGCCTGAAGTGGCCGGCGCTGGCGGCCGTGGGGGTGCTGCTGCTGACGCAACCCTGGGCCGGCGGCGTCGACCCGGTCGGAATCCTGTTCGCGCTGGGCGCGGCCGCGTGCTGGGCCCTCTACATCGTGCTCACCCAGCGCGTGGGCGACGAGGTGGCCGGTCTCAACGGGCTCGCGGTGTCCATGCCGGTCGCCGGATTGGTCGCGACTGCGGTGGGCGGGCCGTCGATGCTCGGAAAGATGACGCCGGACCTGTTGATGATCGGGCTGGGTTTGGCGATACTGCTCCCGGTCGTGCCGTTCACGCTGGAGATGCTCGCCCTGCGCCGGCTGAACACCGCGGCGTTCGGGACGCTGATGAGTCTGGAACCGGCGCTCGCGTTGATCATCGGGCTCGTGGTGTTGCACCAGATTCCGGACCACGCTGCCGTCGCCGGTATCTGCTTCGTGGTCGCGGCGGGAATCGGAGCGGCGCGGGCCGGGGCGCGCACGACGCCCGACCAGGGCGACGTCACGGAGTCTGCCGCACCGTTGTCCGCGCCGACCTGA
- a CDS encoding biotin transporter BioY, whose product MAGVESARVSRLGISARDMAQIAVFAALIAALGLPGAITVGFSGVPITLQTLGVILAGAVLGARKGTAAVAVFIALTLIGLPLLSGGRTGLTALAGPSAGYLIGWIPATLVIGLLTARILPKYPIVLGLLINALGGIVVIYVFGTVGLLLRTDLGVGAAITTNFAFIPGDLLKVVVATVVAKSVHRAYPGLIRT is encoded by the coding sequence ATGGCAGGTGTCGAGAGTGCTCGGGTGTCGAGGCTCGGTATTTCAGCGCGGGACATGGCGCAGATCGCGGTGTTCGCCGCGCTGATCGCGGCGCTGGGACTGCCCGGCGCCATCACGGTCGGCTTCAGCGGAGTGCCGATCACACTGCAGACGCTCGGCGTCATCCTCGCCGGCGCGGTGCTGGGCGCTCGCAAGGGCACAGCCGCCGTCGCGGTGTTCATCGCACTGACCCTCATCGGCCTGCCGCTGCTGTCCGGTGGCCGGACCGGACTGACCGCGCTCGCAGGCCCGAGCGCTGGATACCTCATCGGCTGGATTCCCGCGACGCTGGTCATCGGCCTCCTCACCGCTCGGATCCTGCCGAAGTACCCGATCGTTCTCGGTCTCCTGATCAACGCCCTCGGCGGGATCGTCGTCATCTACGTCTTCGGCACCGTCGGGCTCCTGCTCCGCACCGATCTGGGTGTCGGCGCCGCCATCACCACCAACTTCGCCTTCATCCCCGGCGACCTGCTGAAGGTCGTCGTCGCGACCGTGGTCGCCAAGAGCGTGCATCGCGCGTACCCCGGCCTGATCCGTACGTGA
- a CDS encoding class I adenylate-forming enzyme family protein, with product MSSELGGSGDQPALDFEDRTYTYAELDRAIDRWILEHGSGASAYDASTLPVPDALICVCAAARRGTAVIVENPDARPDRTVIPPSAFLLVATSGSTGSPRPLARTAASWFDSFPAFTAITGIDATDHVLITGPLHATMHLFGAVHALWRGACVTDDPSRATVVHAVPAVLREVVGKAPKLRTAIVAGTALDDGARAVAEGIEIVEYYGAAELSLVAARRVPEPLRLLDGVDADIRDGLLYVRSPYSVIGVPEWFGVGDLAELGNDGELTVRGRGESAINVGGTTVVAEDVERILETVDGIAAAAVVGSPHSVLGETVTAVVELDGAAEIGDVRSRARRMLTKEALPRRWVPIESMPRTASGKVARGRVRDWLA from the coding sequence GTGAGTTCCGAACTCGGCGGCTCCGGCGATCAGCCTGCTCTCGATTTCGAAGACCGCACCTACACGTACGCCGAACTCGACCGTGCCATCGACCGATGGATCCTCGAGCACGGCTCGGGTGCGTCAGCCTACGACGCGTCGACGTTGCCGGTCCCGGACGCCCTGATCTGCGTGTGCGCGGCGGCGCGGCGGGGGACGGCGGTGATCGTCGAGAACCCCGACGCGCGCCCGGACCGCACGGTGATTCCACCGTCCGCGTTTCTGCTGGTCGCGACGTCCGGCTCCACCGGCAGCCCGCGTCCGCTCGCGCGCACCGCGGCCTCCTGGTTCGACAGCTTCCCCGCCTTCACCGCGATCACCGGCATCGACGCGACCGACCACGTGCTGATCACCGGCCCGTTGCACGCCACGATGCATCTGTTCGGCGCCGTGCACGCATTGTGGCGCGGCGCGTGCGTCACCGACGACCCGTCCCGGGCGACAGTCGTGCACGCCGTTCCCGCCGTTCTCCGTGAGGTCGTGGGGAAGGCCCCGAAGCTGCGCACGGCGATCGTCGCCGGGACCGCCCTGGACGACGGCGCCCGCGCGGTGGCGGAGGGCATCGAGATCGTCGAGTATTACGGCGCCGCGGAACTCTCCCTCGTCGCGGCACGCCGGGTGCCCGAACCGCTCCGGCTGCTGGACGGCGTCGACGCCGACATCCGCGACGGTCTGCTGTACGTCCGGTCGCCGTACAGCGTGATCGGAGTCCCGGAGTGGTTCGGCGTCGGTGACCTGGCCGAACTCGGAAATGATGGCGAGCTGACGGTGCGCGGCCGGGGCGAATCCGCGATCAACGTCGGCGGCACCACGGTGGTTGCCGAGGACGTCGAGCGCATCCTCGAGACGGTCGATGGTATCGCCGCGGCCGCCGTCGTCGGGTCGCCGCATTCGGTGCTCGGCGAGACCGTCACCGCCGTGGTGGAGCTCGACGGCGCCGCGGAGATCGGTGACGTCCGTTCGCGCGCACGCCGGATGCTGACGAAGGAAGCCCTGCCCCGCCGCTGGGTGCCGATCGAGTCGATGCCGCGGACCGCCAGTGGCAAGGTCGCCCGCGGCCGAGTGAGAGACTGGCTGGCATGA
- a CDS encoding thiolase family protein yields the protein MSSVPVLVAPRRTPIGNAGHGFADLTTTDLAAPVLCDVLTSLRESGLDAEVDDVVLGNCLGPGGDPARVAALQAGMGVEVPGVTVDRQCGSGLDAVMQAALRVRSGADELILAGGVESASTAPWRFWPPVSGADPVRYTRAPFAPHGFPDPDMGAAADELARVRGISRERQDAYAARSHTLAAAADFSSEIVPIGDIARDQRIRAGMTEARLARLRPSFGAGGTATAGNSCGISDGAAVLAVTTESLSAGLPALRILGSAVAGSDPALPGLGPVPAIRKLLKRTGYDVADLGVVEITEAFASVVLAVSDELGLDESVICPQGGAIAMGHPWGASGAILLVRLASQMLREDGPALGLAACAIGGGQGIAMLVERVS from the coding sequence ATGAGCTCTGTCCCTGTTCTGGTGGCGCCGCGCCGGACGCCGATCGGCAATGCCGGGCACGGGTTCGCCGATCTGACCACCACCGATCTGGCCGCCCCGGTGTTGTGCGATGTCCTGACGTCGCTGCGGGAGTCGGGCCTCGACGCCGAGGTCGACGACGTCGTCCTCGGCAACTGCCTCGGGCCGGGCGGTGATCCCGCGCGGGTCGCGGCCCTGCAGGCGGGGATGGGCGTGGAGGTTCCCGGTGTCACCGTCGACCGGCAGTGCGGTTCCGGCCTCGACGCGGTGATGCAGGCCGCGCTCCGCGTGCGCAGCGGTGCCGACGAGCTGATTCTGGCCGGTGGCGTCGAATCGGCGAGCACGGCGCCGTGGCGGTTCTGGCCGCCGGTGTCGGGCGCCGATCCGGTGCGCTACACCCGCGCTCCCTTTGCGCCGCACGGCTTCCCCGACCCCGACATGGGAGCGGCCGCGGACGAACTCGCGCGGGTACGCGGTATCAGCCGTGAGCGGCAGGACGCGTACGCGGCGCGGTCGCACACGCTCGCGGCGGCCGCCGACTTCTCGTCGGAAATCGTGCCGATCGGTGACATCGCGCGGGACCAGCGCATTCGCGCAGGCATGACCGAGGCCAGGCTCGCGCGGCTGCGCCCCAGCTTCGGTGCCGGCGGAACGGCTACGGCGGGGAACTCCTGCGGCATCTCGGACGGCGCCGCCGTGCTGGCGGTGACGACGGAGTCGCTGTCCGCCGGACTGCCTGCGTTGCGAATCCTCGGTTCCGCCGTCGCGGGATCGGACCCGGCGCTGCCCGGTCTCGGACCGGTCCCCGCGATCCGCAAACTCCTGAAGAGAACCGGATACGACGTGGCGGATCTGGGCGTCGTCGAGATCACCGAGGCCTTCGCGTCGGTGGTCCTGGCGGTGTCGGACGAACTCGGCCTGGACGAATCCGTGATCTGCCCGCAGGGCGGCGCCATCGCCATGGGACACCCATGGGGAGCGTCGGGAGCGATCTTGCTGGTGCGCTTGGCAAGTCAGATGCTGCGCGAGGACGGACCCGCGCTCGGGCTCGCGGCCTGCGCCATCGGCGGCGGACAGGGCATCGCGATGCTCGTGGAGCGCGTGTCGTGA
- a CDS encoding energy-coupling factor ABC transporter ATP-binding protein — MSEIVFDSVTHAFGDRPVLRGVDLRFSERRVGIIGSNGSGKSTLARMINGLLKPTSGTVTVDGVDAAKKGAQVRRKVGFVFTDPDTQIVMPTVSEDLAFSLRRSGLSKPEIAARVEEILVRFRLDQHADHPAHLLSGGQKQLLAIGAVLIRRPEVIIADEPTTLLDLRNARVVAEALDSMDQQVIVVTHQLALLESFERVIVIDDGLVAFDGSPDDAVPAYRQLVE; from the coding sequence GTGAGTGAGATCGTCTTCGATTCGGTGACGCATGCCTTCGGGGACCGCCCGGTGCTCCGCGGCGTCGACCTGCGATTCTCCGAGCGTCGCGTCGGCATCATCGGATCCAACGGTTCCGGCAAGTCGACCCTGGCGCGCATGATCAACGGGTTGCTGAAGCCCACCTCCGGCACCGTCACGGTCGACGGTGTCGACGCCGCCAAAAAGGGCGCCCAGGTGCGCCGCAAGGTCGGGTTCGTGTTCACCGATCCCGACACCCAGATCGTCATGCCCACGGTGTCCGAGGACCTGGCGTTCTCGCTGCGCCGGTCCGGTCTGAGCAAGCCGGAGATCGCCGCCCGCGTCGAGGAGATCCTGGTGCGGTTCCGGCTCGACCAGCACGCCGATCACCCCGCGCACCTGCTGTCCGGTGGCCAGAAGCAGTTGCTCGCCATCGGTGCCGTCCTCATCCGCAGGCCCGAGGTGATCATCGCCGACGAGCCGACCACACTGCTGGATCTGCGGAACGCCCGCGTCGTCGCCGAAGCACTCGATTCGATGGACCAGCAGGTGATCGTCGTGACCCACCAACTGGCGCTGCTGGAGAGTTTCGAAAGGGTCATCGTCATCGACGACGGTCTCGTCGCATTCGACGGCAGCCCGGACGACGCCGTCCCCGCGTACCGGCAGTTGGTCGAATGA
- a CDS encoding energy-coupling factor transporter transmembrane component T family protein: protein MIGLYRPGDSLLHRMPAGLKLLLLIASIVTATVFVRTPLEVGLVILVVGLLFAVAGIPWRVAVAQLRPVVWMLLIIAVFQVLITSPARAVVVCGVLLISVALAALVTLTTRVTDMLDTVSRALGPLRRFGVDPDRIGLLLALAIRCIPLLTGIVQEVAQARKARGLQWSMTALATPVLVRALRTADAMGDALVARGVDDD, encoded by the coding sequence ATGATCGGCCTGTACCGCCCGGGCGACTCGCTCCTGCACAGGATGCCCGCCGGGCTGAAACTGTTGCTGTTGATCGCGTCGATCGTCACCGCCACCGTGTTCGTGCGTACCCCGCTCGAGGTCGGTCTCGTCATCCTGGTGGTGGGCCTGCTGTTCGCGGTGGCTGGCATTCCGTGGCGGGTCGCCGTGGCGCAGTTGCGTCCGGTGGTGTGGATGTTGTTGATCATCGCCGTGTTCCAGGTGCTGATCACCTCGCCCGCGCGGGCGGTCGTCGTGTGCGGGGTGCTGCTGATCTCGGTGGCGCTCGCCGCGTTGGTCACGCTCACCACCAGGGTCACCGACATGCTCGACACGGTGTCGCGCGCACTCGGGCCGTTGCGGAGGTTCGGGGTCGACCCGGACCGGATCGGACTCCTGCTCGCGTTGGCGATCCGGTGTATCCCGCTGTTGACGGGAATCGTGCAGGAGGTGGCGCAGGCGCGGAAGGCGCGCGGGTTGCAATGGTCGATGACGGCGCTGGCCACACCGGTTCTGGTCCGCGCCCTCCGGACCGCGGATGCGATGGGCGACGCCCTCGTCGCACGGGGAGTGGACGATGACTGA